The following proteins come from a genomic window of Galactobacillus timonensis:
- the ruvX gene encoding Holliday junction resolvase RuvX encodes MKYLGLDLGSVTCGISWSETGFIAGTVKTLRFPKDDYDTALDLILEVVREMKPDQIVLGLPLLENGDAAERAQISLAFGKELEKESGVPVAMQDERNTTQESEEILLMADVSRRHRKKKIDQLAAVQILQRYLDAQGSVK; translated from the coding sequence GTGAAATATCTCGGGCTGGACCTGGGAAGTGTGACGTGCGGAATCAGCTGGAGCGAAACGGGCTTCATTGCCGGTACGGTAAAGACGCTGCGGTTTCCGAAGGATGACTATGATACGGCTCTCGATCTGATCCTGGAAGTGGTCAGGGAGATGAAGCCGGATCAGATCGTGCTTGGTCTTCCTTTGCTGGAAAATGGAGATGCGGCGGAGCGTGCCCAGATTTCGCTTGCCTTCGGAAAGGAACTGGAGAAGGAAAGCGGTGTCCCGGTGGCGATGCAGGATGAGCGCAACACGACGCAGGAGTCGGAGGAAATTCTTCTGATGGCCGATGTTTCGCGGCGTCATCGCAAAAAGAAGATCGATCAGCTGGCGGCGGTACAGATTCTGCAGAGATATCTGGACGCGCAGGGATCCGTGAAGTAA
- a CDS encoding NUDIX domain-containing protein — protein sequence MIESSCVYLIQDRKWLFLERNRKKNDLNHGYWIGIGGKKEAAETIRDCALREVISVYTASSWTGSLQPDPEGTLGWIREEDVMKLHLWPGDRIFLERMLKKDVPFFYHMVYDAQGQLVEVKELPAEGEL from the coding sequence ATGATTGAAAGCAGCTGTGTCTATCTGATTCAAGACAGGAAGTGGCTTTTCCTGGAACGCAACCGGAAGAAAAACGACCTGAATCATGGCTATTGGATCGGCATCGGCGGTAAGAAAGAAGCCGCTGAAACGATTCGTGACTGTGCCCTGAGGGAAGTGATTTCGGTATATACTGCATCGTCGTGGACGGGAAGTCTGCAGCCGGATCCGGAAGGTACGCTTGGCTGGATCCGGGAAGAGGATGTTATGAAACTTCATCTTTGGCCCGGAGACCGGATTTTTCTGGAACGGATGTTGAAGAAGGATGTGCCGTTTTTCTATCACATGGTTTATGATGCGCAGGGACAGCTGGTGGAAGTGAAAGAACTGCCGGCGGAGGGAGAACTATGA
- a CDS encoding helix-turn-helix domain-containing protein, whose amino-acid sequence MKKGYMVQVISDDIVGCQYLEQDQKTISEKGYVWRSKQAAENSMRSASNRLSGQHPGSSLRIVEVDGDNGQSVADADTDGAMEAKESEAPILSLDEIERIAGNWAELMAHFNEYKKTYTARLREEDLRTQDLLHYLELNDLADAEAVDVAHRLSESRRKRREAKDALHLLDLMAGARYEAQAVERGLDKLEHRSYNVRFDDSLPVVEEDGSLDETVSDPEVDMNPADPQEEGTESDEYAQNEGLSELDVLSLRVYQDAQDGMTRAALAVAYGVSKSTISRYLKRAEALSAAESIDADDLPF is encoded by the coding sequence ATGAAAAAAGGATATATGGTTCAGGTGATTTCCGATGATATTGTCGGATGTCAGTACCTGGAACAGGATCAGAAGACAATCTCGGAAAAGGGATATGTGTGGCGGTCAAAGCAGGCAGCCGAAAACTCGATGCGTTCGGCTTCGAATCGTCTGAGTGGTCAGCATCCGGGTTCTTCGCTGCGGATTGTTGAGGTGGACGGTGACAATGGTCAGTCGGTGGCTGATGCTGATACGGATGGTGCCATGGAGGCGAAGGAGTCCGAAGCACCGATTCTTAGCCTTGATGAAATTGAGCGGATTGCTGGAAACTGGGCAGAGCTGATGGCACATTTTAACGAATATAAGAAGACTTACACGGCGCGCCTGAGGGAAGAGGATCTGAGGACTCAGGATCTTCTGCATTATCTGGAACTGAATGATCTGGCGGATGCGGAGGCGGTGGATGTGGCTCACCGGCTGAGTGAGAGCCGCCGGAAGCGCCGGGAGGCGAAGGATGCGCTGCATCTTCTGGATCTGATGGCCGGGGCAAGGTATGAGGCGCAGGCGGTGGAACGCGGCCTGGATAAGCTGGAGCACCGTTCGTACAATGTTCGCTTTGATGACAGTCTGCCGGTTGTTGAGGAAGATGGGAGCCTGGATGAGACTGTTTCGGATCCTGAGGTGGATATGAATCCGGCGGATCCTCAGGAAGAAGGTACGGAGTCGGATGAATATGCGCAGAATGAGGGGCTGAGTGAGCTGGATGTGCTGTCGCTGCGGGTTTATCAGGATGCGCAGGACGGTATGACGCGCGCGGCGCTGGCGGTGGCCTATGGTGTTTCCAAGTCGACGATCAGCCGCTATCTGAAGCGTGCGGAGGCGTTGTCTGCTGCGGAATCGATCGATGCGGACGATCTGCCGTTTTAA
- a CDS encoding ABC transporter permease: MPISYALNPAALFASMPAGIAQGLIWGILALGVYITFRILNIADLTVEGTFTTGGAVTVMLILAGWNPWSAMLIAALAGLASGAVTGILYTLLGIPSILSGILTQYALYSINLAIMGMAANKALPASTATLAITSRSIPMALVTGILTAAILIAVLYWYFGTEHGSAMRATGANPEMAKAQGINIKSMYVIGLAISNALVAFAGGLMAQFQGFADINMGRGSIVIGLAAVIIGEVLGEALLGKHLNFAGRLSFMVCGGILYYIIVVLVLWMKLNANFLKLFTAVIVGIFLAVPYLQGKRRSSFAKAKRQAKKYETEA; the protein is encoded by the coding sequence GTGCCGATTTCCTATGCATTAAATCCCGCAGCCCTTTTTGCCAGCATGCCTGCCGGCATCGCACAGGGTCTGATCTGGGGTATCCTTGCCCTGGGTGTTTACATTACGTTCCGCATTCTCAACATCGCCGATCTGACCGTCGAAGGAACATTCACCACCGGCGGCGCAGTCACGGTCATGTTAATTCTGGCCGGATGGAATCCATGGTCAGCCATGCTGATTGCCGCACTGGCAGGTCTTGCTTCGGGTGCCGTGACGGGCATCCTGTATACCCTGCTCGGCATTCCTTCGATTCTTTCCGGCATCCTGACGCAATACGCACTGTATTCCATTAACCTTGCCATCATGGGCATGGCTGCCAACAAGGCCCTTCCCGCCTCCACAGCCACCCTGGCCATCACGTCCCGCTCCATTCCGATGGCACTGGTGACCGGTATTCTTACGGCCGCCATCCTGATTGCCGTTCTGTACTGGTACTTTGGTACGGAGCACGGATCCGCGATGCGTGCAACCGGTGCCAATCCGGAAATGGCCAAGGCACAGGGCATCAACATCAAGTCCATGTATGTCATCGGACTGGCTATTTCCAATGCACTGGTTGCCTTTGCCGGCGGCCTGATGGCACAGTTTCAGGGCTTTGCCGATATCAATATGGGCCGCGGCTCCATCGTCATCGGTCTGGCGGCCGTGATCATCGGCGAAGTGCTCGGCGAAGCACTGCTTGGCAAGCATCTGAATTTTGCGGGTCGCCTCTCCTTCATGGTGTGCGGCGGCATTCTCTACTACATCATCGTCGTGCTGGTTCTGTGGATGAAGCTCAATGCCAATTTCCTCAAACTCTTCACGGCTGTCATTGTCGGTATTTTCCTTGCCGTTCCCTATCTGCAGGGCAAGCGGCGCTCCTCCTTTGCCAAAGCGAAACGGCAGGCAAAGAAGTATGAAACGGAGGCGTGA
- a CDS encoding DUF1292 domain-containing protein, with amino-acid sequence MNMEEDDRLVSIQDEDGNEYRVEKIAEFDSKDGLKHFVLIKDPADEDEDSVYPMYCTEDDFNLVDVTDPEDREFCAEVLDALQGVEGLLKTDDEEKKEN; translated from the coding sequence ATGAATATGGAAGAAGATGACCGCCTGGTATCGATCCAGGATGAAGACGGCAATGAATACAGGGTGGAAAAGATTGCTGAGTTTGATTCCAAAGACGGGCTGAAGCACTTTGTGCTGATCAAGGATCCGGCCGATGAGGATGAGGACAGCGTTTATCCGATGTATTGTACAGAGGATGATTTCAACCTGGTGGATGTTACGGATCCGGAAGACAGAGAATTCTGTGCCGAGGTTTTGGACGCTCTGCAGGGCGTGGAAGGACTGCTGAAGACCGATGACGAAGAAAAAAAAGAGAACTAA
- a CDS encoding IreB family regulatory phosphoprotein, which yields MSRQDVTPTVSFDAEEVRRENIRQVLMLVRDALDERGYNAINQISGYLISNDPAYISSHKNARSIIQSVERHEIIEELVRFYLEENSK from the coding sequence ATGAGCAGACAAGATGTTACCCCGACCGTCAGTTTTGATGCGGAAGAGGTTAGACGTGAGAATATCCGGCAGGTATTGATGCTGGTGCGTGATGCGCTGGATGAGCGCGGATACAATGCGATCAACCAGATCTCGGGCTATCTGATTTCCAATGACCCGGCTTATATTTCTTCGCACAAGAATGCCCGCAGCATCATTCAGTCGGTGGAACGTCACGAGATCATTGAGGAGCTTGTGCGTTTCTATCTTGAGGAAAATTCGAAGTGA
- the mltG gene encoding endolytic transglycosylase MltG — protein MTKKKKRTKSRHLNLKAVFCLILLVVLVVFLVIGFRYRSAQKPVQQESTPVTITIDSGVSARNALAQLQDAGVIRDGTMAYLYARQHDLTAIKAGIYNLDASWDLNTILVTLNDPTAAIVDQVTVTIVEGDWAKDVANKIGAATNVSSDDLIAKWNDKDYVRSLMSDYPFLTEDVFNSDTRCLLEGYLFPNTYNFYPETDADTITRTLLNGQLTVYNELKDQMSASSLTIHQIYTLASIIQYEASTPEDMAKVAQVFYNRLAIDMPLQSSVTVCYAIDLNRDTDSWKACEVNSDYDSPYNTYLHTGLPPGPILNPGRDALNAVLNPDTSMDGYYYFMADVTTGKIYYAKTLEEHNANVKKYDQVN, from the coding sequence ATGACGAAGAAAAAAAAGAGAACTAAGAGCCGTCATCTGAATCTGAAGGCTGTATTCTGTCTCATTCTGCTGGTGGTGCTGGTGGTTTTTCTTGTGATCGGCTTCCGCTACCGTTCGGCACAGAAGCCTGTGCAGCAGGAAAGTACGCCGGTGACGATTACGATTGACTCCGGCGTTTCGGCGCGCAATGCGCTTGCGCAGCTGCAGGATGCGGGCGTGATCCGGGACGGGACGATGGCCTACCTTTATGCGCGTCAGCACGATCTGACGGCCATTAAGGCGGGTATCTACAATCTCGATGCGTCCTGGGATCTGAATACGATTCTTGTGACGCTCAATGATCCGACGGCGGCGATCGTAGACCAGGTGACGGTGACGATTGTCGAAGGCGACTGGGCAAAGGATGTGGCAAACAAGATCGGAGCTGCGACCAATGTGAGCAGCGATGATCTGATTGCCAAGTGGAATGATAAGGATTACGTCCGTTCACTGATGAGCGATTATCCGTTCTTGACGGAAGATGTGTTTAACAGTGATACGCGGTGCCTTCTGGAGGGGTATCTGTTTCCCAATACCTACAACTTCTACCCCGAGACGGATGCGGATACGATTACGCGGACGCTGCTCAACGGCCAGCTCACCGTCTACAACGAGCTGAAGGATCAGATGAGTGCTTCCAGTCTCACCATTCATCAGATCTATACGCTGGCTTCGATTATTCAGTATGAAGCCAGTACGCCGGAAGATATGGCCAAGGTTGCGCAGGTGTTCTACAACCGGCTGGCGATCGATATGCCGCTGCAGAGTTCGGTGACGGTGTGCTATGCGATTGATCTGAACCGGGATACGGACAGCTGGAAGGCGTGTGAAGTAAACTCGGACTATGACAGTCCCTACAATACCTATCTTCATACGGGTCTTCCGCCGGGACCCATTCTGAATCCGGGGCGGGATGCGCTGAATGCGGTGCTGAATCCGGATACATCGATGGACGGCTATTACTATTTCATGGCGGATGTGACGACAGGGAAGATCTACTATGCCAAGACCCTTGAGGAACATAACGCCAATGTAAAGAAATACGACCAGGTGAACTGA
- a CDS encoding ABC transporter ATP-binding protein: MLELRHVSKTFNPGTITEKHALNDLCLTMEDGDFITVIGSNGAGKSTMLNAIAGVWPIDDGAILIDGHDVTGLADYQRAALIGRVFQDPMTGTAADMQIVENLALAARRGKKRGLRWGVTSEESEAYRQQLKRLNLGLEDRLTVKVGLLSGGQRQALTLLMASLQKPKILLLDEHTAALDPKTARNVLDLTQQVVDENHLTTLMVTHNMKDAIAVGNRLIMMHEGRIIYDVRGEEKKRLKVETLLKKFAEVSGEEYADDQALLEY, translated from the coding sequence ATGCTTGAACTGCGTCATGTTTCCAAGACCTTCAATCCCGGTACAATCACCGAGAAACATGCCCTCAACGATCTTTGCCTCACGATGGAGGATGGTGATTTCATTACCGTCATCGGCTCCAACGGTGCCGGCAAAAGTACGATGCTCAATGCCATCGCCGGCGTCTGGCCGATTGATGACGGAGCCATCCTGATCGACGGCCATGATGTCACGGGACTCGCGGATTATCAGCGTGCTGCCCTGATCGGACGTGTGTTCCAGGATCCAATGACCGGAACCGCCGCCGACATGCAGATCGTAGAAAATCTGGCTCTCGCCGCCCGGCGCGGTAAGAAGCGCGGCCTGCGCTGGGGCGTAACCAGCGAAGAAAGCGAAGCCTACCGCCAGCAGCTGAAGCGGCTCAACCTGGGCCTGGAGGATCGGCTCACCGTCAAGGTAGGACTGCTCTCCGGCGGCCAGCGTCAGGCGCTCACTCTGCTTATGGCAAGTCTGCAGAAGCCGAAGATTCTGCTTCTGGATGAGCATACGGCAGCCCTGGATCCCAAGACTGCCCGCAACGTTCTTGATCTGACGCAGCAGGTTGTCGATGAAAACCATCTGACGACCCTGATGGTCACCCATAACATGAAGGATGCGATTGCCGTTGGCAACCGCCTCATCATGATGCATGAAGGCAGGATCATCTACGACGTACGCGGCGAAGAAAAGAAGCGTCTCAAGGTAGAAACGCTTCTCAAGAAATTTGCCGAAGTATCCGGTGAAGAGTACGCCGATGATCAGGCACTTCTCGAATATTAA
- the alaS gene encoding alanine--tRNA ligase, protein MTSENRQLSGNQIRQMFLDFFKSKGCMVEPGASLIPHDDPTLLWINAGVSALKKYFDGTEKPASNRICNAQKSIRTNDIENVGRTARHHTFFEMLGNFSIGDYFKKEAIAWAWEFLTSPEWIGFDPKRLYVTVYPDDTEAYNYWVANGMIESHIRKSEDNFWEIGRGPGGPDTELYYDRGERFDPNHVGEKLFFDDVENDRYVELWNIVFSQYDCRPGEVPRSQYKELPQKNIDTGMGLERLVCMVQDGDTNFDTDLFLPIIHATEKYAKHSYDEPEYKMAYRVIADHIRTVTFAIADGATFSNAGRGYVLRRVLRRAVRYGIKLGIEDAFMYKLVQVVADNMKDFYPYLEDKVALISHLVRNEEESFHKTLANGEALLNDALASHADTKRLPGEVVFKLYDTYGYPKELTEEIAADAGYTVDEEGFEKEMEAQKQRAREARGNLQSMHGQSKDLMDFVTPSVETKYTDSTCEGTVIGLFKDGVSVDELEDEGDVILSKTCFYAESGGQTADTGKLWNDVFKADVNDVRKAPHKQPMHHIVNVEGILHVGDTVQGAYNYEDRQKTRANHSSLHLLQSALRQVLGSHVAQAGSYNGPDYARFDFTHFEKPSAEQLKEVERLVNTWIEEDLPITTQVLPIEEAKKTGAIALFDEKYGDEVRVVSMGDVSKEFCAGTHASNTGDLGVFRIISEESVGSGVRRITCETKMKAYEDFRAQQDTLSDISALLHLKDAAGIIERIQHLQEENAKLRKAAAAADEKAMLADTDAMLSKAEDYNGIKLLFAQRKDMDPSAMKDYASALRAKLGESVVFVTSVGDGKVTFVCASSKGAIARGLKAGNLVKAAAQVCGGNGGGRPDMAQAGGKDSSKVAEAEDAVRALVKAA, encoded by the coding sequence ATGACGAGTGAAAACAGACAGCTGAGCGGCAATCAGATCCGGCAGATGTTCCTGGACTTCTTCAAGTCCAAGGGCTGCATGGTGGAGCCGGGCGCGAGCCTGATTCCGCACGATGATCCGACGCTGCTTTGGATCAATGCAGGTGTTTCGGCACTGAAGAAGTACTTTGATGGCACGGAGAAGCCGGCGAGCAACCGTATCTGCAATGCGCAGAAATCGATTCGTACCAACGACATTGAAAACGTCGGCCGTACGGCACGGCATCATACGTTCTTTGAGATGCTGGGCAACTTCTCGATCGGCGACTACTTCAAGAAGGAAGCCATTGCCTGGGCTTGGGAATTCCTCACAAGCCCCGAATGGATCGGCTTTGATCCGAAGCGTCTCTATGTGACGGTGTATCCGGATGATACAGAGGCTTACAACTACTGGGTTGCCAACGGCATGATTGAGTCCCATATCCGCAAGAGCGAGGACAACTTCTGGGAAATCGGAAGGGGACCTGGCGGACCGGATACGGAGCTGTATTACGACCGCGGTGAGCGCTTTGATCCAAATCATGTAGGTGAGAAGCTGTTCTTCGACGATGTTGAGAACGACCGGTACGTTGAGCTGTGGAACATCGTCTTCTCGCAGTATGACTGCCGTCCGGGCGAAGTACCCCGCAGCCAGTACAAGGAGCTGCCGCAGAAGAACATTGATACGGGCATGGGCCTGGAGCGCCTTGTATGCATGGTTCAGGATGGTGATACGAACTTTGATACGGACCTGTTCCTGCCGATCATTCATGCGACCGAAAAGTATGCTAAGCACAGCTACGATGAGCCGGAATACAAGATGGCGTACCGTGTCATTGCGGATCATATCCGTACCGTAACGTTTGCGATTGCGGATGGTGCGACGTTCTCGAATGCGGGCCGCGGCTATGTTCTGCGCCGCGTTCTGCGCCGTGCCGTGCGCTATGGCATTAAGCTGGGCATTGAGGATGCCTTCATGTACAAACTGGTCCAGGTGGTTGCGGACAATATGAAGGACTTCTATCCGTATCTCGAGGACAAGGTGGCTCTGATCTCCCATCTGGTGCGCAATGAAGAGGAGTCGTTCCATAAGACGCTGGCCAACGGTGAGGCGCTTCTGAATGATGCGCTGGCGAGCCATGCGGACACAAAGCGTCTTCCGGGTGAGGTTGTCTTCAAGCTGTATGACACCTACGGCTATCCGAAGGAGCTGACGGAGGAAATCGCCGCCGATGCCGGCTATACCGTAGATGAGGAAGGCTTTGAAAAGGAGATGGAGGCGCAGAAGCAGCGGGCAAGAGAAGCGCGCGGCAATCTGCAGTCGATGCACGGACAGTCCAAGGATCTGATGGACTTCGTGACGCCGTCTGTCGAGACAAAATATACGGATTCAACCTGTGAAGGTACGGTCATCGGGCTGTTCAAGGATGGTGTGTCCGTCGATGAACTGGAAGATGAGGGCGATGTCATCCTTTCGAAGACCTGCTTCTATGCGGAGTCCGGCGGCCAGACGGCTGATACCGGCAAGCTTTGGAATGACGTGTTCAAGGCCGATGTCAACGATGTCCGCAAGGCGCCCCACAAGCAGCCGATGCACCATATCGTCAATGTTGAAGGCATTCTTCATGTCGGTGACACTGTACAGGGTGCCTATAACTATGAAGACCGTCAGAAGACGCGTGCCAACCATTCGTCGCTGCATCTTCTGCAGAGTGCGCTGCGCCAGGTGCTTGGCAGCCATGTCGCACAGGCGGGCTCCTACAATGGACCGGATTATGCGCGCTTCGACTTTACGCATTTTGAGAAGCCGAGTGCTGAGCAGCTGAAGGAAGTGGAGCGTCTGGTCAATACGTGGATCGAAGAGGATCTGCCGATCACGACGCAGGTGCTTCCGATTGAAGAGGCGAAGAAGACCGGTGCCATCGCTCTGTTTGATGAGAAGTACGGCGATGAGGTTCGGGTTGTTTCGATGGGCGATGTGTCCAAGGAGTTCTGTGCCGGAACCCATGCGTCCAATACCGGGGATCTTGGTGTGTTCCGCATCATTTCCGAGGAATCGGTCGGATCGGGCGTTCGCCGTATTACCTGCGAGACCAAGATGAAGGCTTATGAAGACTTCCGTGCGCAGCAGGATACACTGAGCGACATCTCAGCATTGCTGCATCTGAAGGATGCGGCCGGCATCATCGAGCGGATTCAGCATCTGCAGGAAGAAAATGCGAAGCTGCGCAAGGCGGCTGCAGCTGCGGATGAAAAGGCCATGCTCGCGGATACCGACGCAATGCTCAGTAAGGCCGAAGACTACAATGGCATCAAGCTCCTGTTTGCACAGCGCAAGGACATGGATCCTTCGGCAATGAAGGATTATGCCTCGGCGCTGCGGGCGAAGCTTGGTGAGAGCGTTGTCTTCGTGACGAGCGTTGGTGATGGCAAGGTGACGTTTGTGTGCGCCTCGAGCAAGGGCGCCATTGCCAGGGGTTTGAAGGCAGGCAATCTTGTCAAGGCAGCCGCACAGGTGTGCGGTGGCAATGGCGGCGGCAGGCCCGACATGGCACAGGCCGGCGGCAAAGACAGTTCCAAAGTGGCGGAAGCCGAGGATGCGGTGCGTGCGCTGGTGAAGGCTGCTTAA
- a CDS encoding ABC transporter substrate-binding protein, whose product MKKFTASVLASMMCLSMAGCGSSGSASAASTAEAAGSASASETATHLVGIIQLVQHPALDQATQGFEDELKAELGDNVEFDYQNASGDSPTCTTIANQFVSEGVDLIMANATAALQAAASATDTIPVLGTSITEYGVALGIDNFNGTVGGNVSGTSDLAPLDQQADMFDELLPDANTIGILYCSAEANSVYQANVVKAALEAKGKTVTVYTFADSNDVASVTQQACSECDALYIPTDNTAASCTEAINNVASQAGTPIITGEKGIMEGCGIATLSIDYYELGKTTGAMAARILKGESDISTMPIEYYSNPEKLYNPERCTALGITVPDDYTADEGE is encoded by the coding sequence ATGAAAAAATTCACAGCATCCGTATTGGCATCCATGATGTGCCTTTCCATGGCTGGATGTGGATCTTCCGGCTCCGCATCTGCCGCATCGACTGCAGAAGCCGCTGGCAGCGCATCTGCAAGTGAAACGGCAACCCATCTCGTCGGCATCATTCAGCTTGTGCAGCATCCGGCCCTCGATCAGGCAACCCAGGGTTTCGAAGATGAGCTGAAGGCAGAGCTTGGCGACAACGTTGAATTCGATTATCAGAACGCATCGGGCGATTCGCCTACCTGCACAACGATTGCCAACCAGTTTGTCAGCGAAGGCGTCGACCTGATCATGGCCAACGCAACAGCCGCTCTCCAGGCAGCCGCATCCGCAACCGACACGATTCCGGTTCTCGGGACTTCCATTACGGAATACGGAGTAGCTCTGGGCATCGATAACTTCAACGGCACCGTTGGCGGCAACGTCTCCGGTACAAGTGATCTTGCTCCGCTTGATCAGCAGGCGGACATGTTCGATGAACTGCTCCCGGATGCAAACACCATCGGCATCCTCTACTGCTCCGCAGAAGCCAATTCCGTCTATCAGGCAAATGTAGTCAAGGCCGCCCTTGAAGCAAAGGGCAAGACCGTCACTGTCTACACCTTTGCCGATTCCAATGATGTCGCTTCCGTCACGCAGCAGGCCTGCTCCGAATGTGACGCTCTCTATATCCCGACCGATAACACGGCAGCCTCCTGCACCGAAGCCATCAACAACGTAGCTTCCCAGGCGGGTACACCGATCATTACCGGCGAAAAGGGAATCATGGAAGGCTGCGGCATCGCCACCCTCTCCATCGATTACTATGAGCTTGGCAAGACAACCGGTGCCATGGCTGCCAGGATTCTCAAGGGCGAATCCGACATCTCCACGATGCCGATTGAGTACTACTCCAATCCGGAAAAGCTCTACAACCCGGAGCGCTGCACGGCCCTGGGCATCACGGTTCCGGATGACTATACCGCTGACGAAGGAGAATAA